ACCGGCGCCATCATTTTCGGCATTCTTAACGCTTTTGTACCCGTTATTTTCGCTTCTTTTCTGGCTGATCTTTCGGGAGTGAGCTGGATGCCGCTCCTGGGCAGCGTTTTGTTTATCGCCATTACCTCAACCTTTTTGGGGCTGCTGATTGCTGTGGCCGTCAGCGAGGTATTTGAGGCCCAGACGTTTTCGAACTTCTTCCGGTTTCCGATGATCTTCCTCTGCGGTTTGTTTCTGCCCATATTGTAACTACTAATCCATAATGTCCATCAGCAGACATTGTTAATTGGCCGCAATTTGCCGGACAAGCTGACCAGAAGGGAAGGGAGAATTAGAGCAATTCTCCCTGGACAACTACCTTCACCATATGATCATCAATAATCCTTTTCCCATTCTGCGCCCCATAAAGCAGGCAGT
This genomic window from Bacillota bacterium contains:
- a CDS encoding general secretion pathway protein, encoding CLLYGAQNGKRIIDDHMVKVVVQGELL